The following are from one region of the Polaribacter marinaquae genome:
- a CDS encoding DUF547 domain-containing protein, with product MKQFFLILAFAFSFNLVAQDNINYNEVSQDLLQNIMDGKSYAKEVKILEESTLENLVTQLKTDKHKIAFWVNVYNSFIQISLTENPKEYEDRGAYFKKERVKIAGEILSFDDIEHDILRRSRIKLSWGYLRKYFRPKWERKLRVKNIDWRIHFALNCGAKSCPPVAKFTAEGLDKEFDFMTTEYLKEQTTYNKDTRTAKSVSLFSWFRADFGGLCGARQILADYKITSEKPKKLEFNNYDWTLSLGNFRKIPN from the coding sequence ATGAAACAGTTTTTTTTAATACTTGCTTTTGCTTTTAGTTTTAACCTTGTTGCACAAGATAACATAAATTATAATGAGGTTTCTCAAGATTTATTACAAAATATTATGGATGGAAAATCGTATGCAAAAGAAGTTAAAATCTTAGAAGAAAGTACTTTAGAAAATTTGGTGACACAATTAAAAACCGACAAGCATAAAATTGCTTTTTGGGTTAATGTTTACAATTCTTTTATTCAAATATCTTTAACAGAAAACCCTAAAGAATACGAAGATAGAGGCGCATATTTTAAAAAAGAACGTGTAAAAATTGCTGGTGAAATTTTATCTTTTGATGATATAGAACACGATATTTTAAGAAGATCTAGAATAAAACTAAGTTGGGGTTATTTAAGAAAGTATTTTAGACCAAAATGGGAACGTAAATTACGTGTAAAAAATATTGATTGGAGAATTCATTTTGCTCTAAATTGTGGTGCTAAAAGTTGTCCGCCAGTAGCAAAGTTTACAGCAGAAGGTTTAGATAAAGAGTTCGATTTTATGACAACGGAATACTTAAAAGAACAAACTACATATAATAAAGATACAAGAACAGCCAAATCAGTTTCTTTGTTCTCTTGGTTTAGAGCAGATTTTGGTGGTTTGTGTGGCGCAAGACAAATTTTAGCCGATTACAAGATTACATCAGAAAAACCTAAAAAATTAGAATTTAATAATTACGATTGGACATTAAGTTTAGGTAATTTCAGAAAAATTCCTAACTAG
- a CDS encoding alpha/beta hydrolase, whose product MKIQISILFSVFLLITSCKVASQSKEKSNIKFVKQTETKGTVTILEKEFVIKNLNTISHKVWVYLPPNYTTSKNKYPVIYMHDAQNLFDAKTSFAGEWEVDETLDNLYNKTKKGFIVVGIENGGEKRIEEYTPWSNTKYGGGKGDVYSDFLVNTLKPYIDKNYKTKTTAENTAIIGSSLGGLISFYAGLKHSKVFGKIGALSTSFWFSNKVNSFAEQHANLKNTKLYLLVGDKEGGSMVPDTENMAERLIDNGFNQNNIKTKVAANGKHTESFWKSEFLETITYLFNL is encoded by the coding sequence ATGAAAATACAAATCTCTATTCTTTTTAGTGTTTTTTTATTGATAACATCTTGTAAAGTTGCATCACAATCCAAAGAAAAATCTAACATTAAATTTGTAAAACAAACCGAAACTAAAGGTACTGTTACTATTTTAGAGAAAGAATTTGTTATTAAAAATCTAAATACAATTTCACATAAAGTTTGGGTGTATTTGCCACCAAATTATACAACTTCAAAAAATAAATATCCTGTAATTTACATGCACGATGCTCAAAATCTATTTGATGCAAAAACCTCTTTTGCTGGCGAGTGGGAAGTTGATGAAACTTTAGATAATTTATATAATAAAACTAAAAAGGGTTTTATTGTTGTGGGTATAGAAAATGGCGGAGAAAAAAGGATTGAAGAATACACACCTTGGTCTAACACAAAATATGGTGGCGGTAAAGGAGATGTTTATTCAGATTTCTTGGTAAATACATTAAAACCATACATAGATAAAAATTATAAAACTAAAACCACTGCAGAAAACACGGCTATTATTGGTAGTTCTTTAGGCGGTTTAATTTCTTTTTATGCTGGTTTAAAACATTCAAAAGTATTTGGTAAAATTGGTGCACTTTCTACTTCTTTTTGGTTTTCTAACAAAGTAAATTCTTTTGCAGAACAACACGCAAACCTAAAAAACACAAAATTGTATTTATTAGTTGGCGATAAAGAAGGTGGTTCTATGGTGCCAGATACAGAAAATATGGCCGAGAGATTAATAGATAATGGTTTTAATCAAAATAATATAAAAACTAAAGTTGCTGCAAACGGTAAGCATACAGAATCGTTTTGGAAATCAGAATTTTTAGAAACAATAACTTACTTATTCAATTTATAA
- a CDS encoding PspC domain-containing protein: MILGVCEWLSTKTQFSAKNIRILFVLLVLFAGLGIGAYFILWLVKILSKE; the protein is encoded by the coding sequence ATGATTTTAGGTGTATGCGAATGGTTAAGTACAAAAACGCAATTTTCAGCAAAAAACATTAGAATTCTATTTGTACTTCTTGTTTTATTTGCAGGTTTAGGTATTGGTGCTTACTTTATTTTATGGTTGGTAAAAATTCTTTCTAAAGAATAA
- a CDS encoding TIGR04283 family arsenosugar biosynthesis glycosyltransferase, whose protein sequence is MLLSIIIPVYNEKENLLKRLSFLCEQANKFPLEIIVSNSPETTDESPEVCKTFSKVTYFTSDKKGRAAQMNFGAKKANGDILLFLHADVALPTNFYSEIITAVNQGNKAGFFAYKFDKDSAFLNFNSKFTTKDGLFAGGGDQCQFFTKETFHNLNGFNEQFCIMEDFEMIGRVRKQKIKFKIIQSKATVSARKYEHNSWLKVNLINGYVFLQYKLGVSPVKLRKTYKSLLRENV, encoded by the coding sequence ATGTTATTAAGTATTATTATTCCGGTATATAATGAGAAAGAAAACCTTCTAAAGAGGTTGTCGTTTTTATGTGAGCAAGCTAACAAATTTCCTTTAGAAATTATTGTTTCTAACTCTCCAGAAACTACAGATGAAAGTCCGGAAGTTTGTAAAACTTTTTCTAAAGTTACATATTTTACAAGCGATAAAAAAGGAAGAGCAGCACAAATGAATTTTGGCGCAAAAAAGGCAAACGGTGATATTTTACTTTTTTTACATGCAGATGTTGCATTACCAACTAATTTTTATTCAGAAATAATTACAGCAGTAAACCAAGGAAATAAAGCAGGTTTTTTTGCTTATAAATTTGATAAAGATTCTGCATTTTTAAACTTTAACAGCAAGTTTACAACCAAAGATGGCTTATTTGCGGGTGGCGGAGATCAATGCCAATTTTTTACCAAAGAAACATTTCATAATCTAAATGGTTTTAACGAACAGTTTTGTATTATGGAAGATTTTGAAATGATTGGTAGAGTTCGAAAACAAAAAATAAAATTTAAAATTATACAATCTAAGGCTACGGTTAGCGCTAGAAAATACGAACATAACTCTTGGTTAAAAGTAAATTTAATAAACGGTTATGTGTTTTTACAATATAAGTTAGGTGTATCACCTGTAAAGCTTCGAAAAACGTATAAAAGCCTTTTAAGAGAAAATGTATAA
- a CDS encoding MFS transporter has product MNKLDPYAALRIREFNIFLFVRFLLVFGWSMQFIVIEWQVYSITKDPLSLGIIGLMEIIPAFTMALFAGHIVDQKEKRNLLALCTAAFSLISLGLFLLTTDSVINSWSTNSILYSIYGLVFFGGFLRSFFGPTIFSLVALLVPKNIYHNAATWSTSTWKTASVSGALAAGFLISWIGVDKTLCLVFILVILSLIFTFLIKKKPILNKKIGEPMKESLKAGISFVFKNKAILGVLTLDMIAVLFGGTVAILSVFAQDVLKVGPEGFGILNASISMGSIVTMFLTTYIPINKNTGKKMLVSVFIFGLSIIAFGLSSIFWVSILALFISGAADGISMVIRQTILQLKTPDDMRGRVSSVNSMFVGSSNELGAFESGLAAKLIGPVAAVVFGGTMTLLTVGVTALKNPVLRDLDLTEEIENNQKEV; this is encoded by the coding sequence ATGAATAAGCTCGATCCATACGCAGCATTAAGAATTAGAGAATTTAATATTTTCTTATTTGTAAGATTTTTATTGGTTTTTGGTTGGTCTATGCAATTTATTGTTATCGAATGGCAAGTATATTCGATTACAAAAGATCCGTTATCTTTGGGTATTATTGGTTTAATGGAAATTATACCGGCATTTACAATGGCATTATTTGCGGGTCATATTGTAGATCAAAAAGAAAAAAGAAATCTATTAGCCTTATGCACAGCAGCATTTTCTTTAATTAGTTTAGGGTTATTTTTACTAACTACAGACAGTGTAATAAATAGCTGGTCTACCAACTCGATACTGTATTCTATATATGGTTTGGTTTTTTTCGGTGGATTTTTAAGATCTTTTTTCGGACCAACTATATTTTCTTTAGTTGCCTTACTTGTTCCAAAAAATATTTATCATAATGCAGCAACCTGGAGCACAAGTACCTGGAAAACTGCTTCCGTTTCTGGTGCTTTAGCCGCAGGATTTTTAATAAGTTGGATTGGTGTAGACAAAACTCTTTGCTTAGTTTTTATTTTAGTAATTTTATCTTTAATTTTTACCTTTTTAATTAAAAAGAAACCGATTTTAAATAAAAAAATAGGTGAACCAATGAAAGAAAGTTTAAAGGCAGGAATTAGTTTTGTCTTTAAAAACAAAGCAATTTTAGGCGTTTTAACTCTAGACATGATTGCTGTTTTATTTGGAGGTACAGTTGCTATTTTATCTGTATTTGCACAAGATGTTTTAAAAGTTGGTCCAGAAGGTTTTGGTATTTTAAATGCTTCTATTTCTATGGGAAGTATCGTAACAATGTTTTTAACAACATATATTCCCATTAATAAAAATACAGGTAAAAAAATGTTAGTATCTGTCTTTATTTTTGGACTTAGTATAATTGCCTTCGGATTATCTTCTATATTTTGGGTAAGTATTCTGGCGTTGTTTATAAGTGGTGCTGCAGACGGAATATCGATGGTTATTAGACAAACCATTTTACAGTTAAAAACACCAGACGATATGCGAGGTAGAGTTTCTTCTGTAAACTCTATGTTTGTTGGTTCATCGAACGAATTAGGTGCTTTTGAGAGTGGTTTAGCTGCAAAACTTATTGGCCCAGTGGCGGCCGTAGTTTTTGGTGGAACAATGACTTTATTAACTGTTGGTGTAACCGCTTTAAAAAACCCAGTTTTAAGAGATTTAGATTTAACAGAAGAAATAGAAAACAATCAAAAAGAAGTTTAA
- a CDS encoding glycerol-3-phosphate dehydrogenase/oxidase, translated as MTNFSYLNRNNNIKELKETEFDILIIGGGITGAGIALDAASRGMKVALIEKNDFASGTSSKSTKLIHGGLRYLKQFDFWLVKEVGTERAIVHKLAPHLVVPEKMILPLIDGGTYGSWLTSIGLKVYDILASVEGEDKRKMLDKEEALEKEPLLPESILNGAGYYAEYRTDDARLTLEVLKTALNYNAKIVNYTEATEFIYKDDKVVGAKVKDIFTNEDYEIKAKYVVNATGPWVDTLRQTNHSKTGKRLHLTKGVHLVVAHDKLPVKQSVYFDVPDGRMMFAIPRGKVTYFGTTDTNYQEDKDNVETSLVDATYLISAVNNMFPDIDISLEDIQSSWAGLRPLIHEEGKSASELSRKDEIFVSDTELISIAGGKLTGYRKMAERIVDLVAKKYKRRYDKEFDEIKTKEIVLNGGDFKDSSEVQSYTDAIYNRIAEVDFNQKDAEYLVHNYGKQTDIILQKFDDLMHDNMQEKMIKAEVWFAINYEMACTPTDFFMRRTGRLFFDANSVYTHKDLVIQLFENQFNWTENQKEKSSKELDEKLTSILNFN; from the coding sequence ATGACCAATTTTTCTTACTTAAACAGAAATAATAATATCAAAGAATTAAAAGAAACTGAATTTGATATTTTGATAATTGGCGGCGGAATTACAGGTGCAGGAATTGCTTTAGACGCAGCTTCTAGAGGAATGAAAGTTGCTTTAATAGAAAAAAACGACTTTGCCTCTGGTACAAGTAGTAAATCTACCAAACTTATTCATGGTGGCTTACGTTACTTAAAACAATTTGATTTTTGGTTGGTAAAAGAAGTGGGTACAGAACGTGCAATTGTGCACAAACTAGCACCACATTTAGTTGTACCAGAAAAAATGATTTTACCTTTAATAGATGGCGGCACTTATGGTTCTTGGTTAACTTCTATCGGATTAAAAGTTTACGATATTTTAGCTTCTGTAGAAGGTGAAGATAAACGTAAAATGCTCGATAAAGAAGAAGCTTTAGAAAAAGAACCTCTTTTACCAGAAAGTATATTAAATGGTGCTGGTTATTATGCAGAATACAGAACCGACGACGCTCGTTTAACTTTAGAAGTCTTAAAAACAGCTCTAAATTACAATGCAAAAATTGTTAATTATACAGAAGCGACAGAGTTTATATATAAAGACGATAAAGTTGTTGGCGCAAAAGTAAAAGATATTTTCACCAATGAAGATTACGAAATTAAAGCAAAATATGTAGTAAATGCAACAGGACCTTGGGTAGATACTTTAAGACAAACCAACCATTCTAAAACAGGCAAACGCTTGCACTTAACAAAGGGCGTACATTTAGTTGTTGCTCATGATAAATTACCTGTAAAACAATCTGTTTATTTTGATGTGCCAGATGGCAGAATGATGTTTGCTATTCCAAGAGGTAAAGTAACTTATTTTGGCACCACAGATACTAATTATCAAGAAGATAAAGACAACGTAGAAACAAGTTTAGTAGATGCAACTTATTTAATCTCTGCGGTAAATAATATGTTTCCAGATATAGATATTTCTTTAGAAGATATACAATCTTCTTGGGCTGGTTTAAGACCTTTAATTCATGAAGAAGGAAAATCTGCATCAGAATTGTCTAGAAAAGATGAAATTTTTGTTTCTGATACAGAACTAATTTCTATTGCTGGTGGTAAATTAACTGGTTACAGAAAAATGGCAGAACGTATTGTAGATTTAGTTGCCAAAAAATACAAAAGAAGATATGATAAAGAGTTTGATGAAATTAAAACCAAAGAGATTGTTCTTAATGGTGGCGATTTTAAAGATTCTAGCGAAGTACAAAGTTATACAGATGCAATTTATAACAGAATCGCAGAAGTAGATTTTAACCAAAAAGATGCTGAATATTTAGTGCATAATTACGGAAAACAAACAGATATTATCTTGCAAAAATTTGACGATTTAATGCACGATAATATGCAAGAAAAAATGATAAAAGCAGAAGTTTGGTTTGCTATAAATTACGAAATGGCTTGCACACCAACAGACTTTTTTATGCGTAGAACGGGTCGTTTATTTTTTGATGCTAATAGTGTTTATACACACAAAGATTTAGTAATTCAACTATTTGAAAATCAATTTAATTGGACAGAAAATCAGAAAGAAAAAAGTAGCAAAGAATTAGATGAAAAATTAACATCAATTTTAAATTTCAATTAA
- the dut gene encoding dUTP diphosphatase: MNVQIINKSKHATPNYETNGAAGMDLKANIEEAITLKPLERAIIKTGLFIALPIGFEAQVRPRSGLAAKKGITVLNSPGTVDADYRGEIGVILVNLSNEDFIVNDGERIAQLVIAKHERVVWQEVDILSETERGSGGFGSTGV, from the coding sequence ATGAACGTACAAATTATAAATAAATCTAAACACGCTACACCAAATTACGAAACAAATGGTGCTGCTGGTATGGATTTAAAAGCTAATATAGAAGAAGCAATAACACTAAAACCTTTAGAAAGAGCCATTATTAAAACGGGCTTATTTATAGCCTTACCAATCGGTTTTGAAGCACAAGTTAGACCTAGAAGTGGTTTGGCTGCAAAAAAGGGAATTACCGTATTAAATTCTCCTGGTACTGTAGATGCAGATTACAGGGGAGAAATCGGTGTAATTTTAGTAAATCTTTCTAATGAAGATTTTATTGTAAATGATGGTGAAAGAATTGCTCAATTAGTAATTGCAAAACATGAAAGAGTTGTTTGGCAAGAAGTAGATATACTTAGCGAAACAGAAAGAGGTTCTGGAGGTTTTGGAAGCACAGGCGTTTAA
- a CDS encoding aldose 1-epimerase: MKTKVILQNNFSTVVIEKGELISFIKNNQEFIHQKGNKGWRNSDDEMFPVIGPTVKNNFRVHTKNGDAILDQHGLLRELDYNLISSDETSAKFKKEYIKNTLVTNSKFPVKSKEEHLNWPFNFTFEKHFTLENDILKIDFIIHSEEGMPFMLGYHPAFLLSNTGKEILEAGKEKITLKDVYKAGSNAFPVLGTEKITLKNINKNDLEITTIGFNNFMLWTEVDNMLCIEPITQYTSYTDQKFSEENMSLSKGKNEFSVILNVL; the protein is encoded by the coding sequence ATGAAAACCAAGGTAATCTTACAAAACAATTTTTCTACTGTTGTAATAGAAAAAGGAGAGTTAATCAGTTTTATAAAAAACAACCAAGAATTTATACATCAAAAAGGAAATAAAGGTTGGCGAAATTCTGATGATGAAATGTTTCCGGTAATTGGTCCTACGGTTAAAAATAATTTTAGAGTACATACAAAAAATGGCGACGCTATTTTAGATCAGCATGGTTTGTTACGAGAATTAGATTATAATTTAATTTCTTCGGATGAAACTTCTGCAAAATTTAAAAAAGAATACATTAAAAATACTTTAGTTACAAATAGTAAGTTTCCTGTTAAATCAAAAGAAGAACACCTTAATTGGCCTTTTAATTTTACGTTTGAAAAACATTTTACTTTAGAAAATGATATTCTAAAAATAGATTTTATTATACATTCTGAAGAAGGAATGCCGTTTATGTTAGGTTATCATCCGGCTTTTTTATTATCTAATACTGGTAAAGAAATATTAGAAGCAGGTAAAGAAAAAATTACATTAAAAGATGTTTATAAAGCTGGCTCAAACGCTTTTCCGGTATTAGGTACAGAAAAAATTACGTTAAAAAACATCAATAAAAACGACTTAGAAATTACCACAATTGGTTTTAACAACTTTATGCTATGGACAGAAGTTGACAACATGCTTTGTATAGAACCAATAACGCAATATACTTCTTATACAGATCAAAAATTTTCGGAAGAAAACATGAGTTTGTCTAAGGGTAAAAATGAATTTTCTGTAATTTTAAATGTATTATAA
- a CDS encoding GNAT family N-acetyltransferase codes for MIKITEDLTLKNILLSDAEILHTLMKTVYLSAYSHFWKDKGDWYVNYQYSKENLEQELLQENSSYYFICCKNEVVGNIRIIWDENLEGLSEEKQLKLHRLYLHKKTQGKGFGKKIVNWLENLAKQKDYSVLWLDAMNMQEQAFQFYKKLDYKYHSHTFLPFELLHDEVRKMSQVYKLL; via the coding sequence ATGATTAAAATTACAGAAGATCTTACATTAAAAAATATTTTACTTTCTGATGCAGAGATTTTACATACCTTAATGAAAACAGTATATCTGTCTGCATACAGTCATTTTTGGAAAGATAAAGGAGATTGGTATGTTAACTATCAATATTCTAAAGAAAACCTAGAACAAGAGCTTTTACAAGAGAATTCTTCTTATTACTTTATCTGTTGTAAGAATGAAGTAGTTGGAAATATAAGAATTATTTGGGATGAAAACTTAGAAGGTTTATCCGAAGAAAAACAATTAAAATTACATAGATTATATCTTCATAAAAAAACTCAAGGCAAAGGTTTTGGTAAAAAAATAGTAAATTGGTTAGAAAATTTAGCAAAACAAAAAGATTATAGTGTTTTATGGCTAGACGCTATGAATATGCAAGAACAAGCATTTCAGTTTTATAAAAAATTAGATTATAAATACCATTCACATACTTTTTTACCTTTCGAATTATTACACGACGAGGTAAGAAAAATGAGCCAAGTTTATAAGCTTTTATAA
- the recA gene encoding recombinase RecA: MAADKEKAAKLKALQLTLDKLDKTYGKGSVMKLGDVVTEDIDAISSGSLGLDLALGVGGYPRGRVIEIYGPESSGKTTLTLHAIAEAQKAGGIAAFIDAEHAFDKFYAENLGVDIDNLIISQPDHGEQALEIAENLIRSGAIDIVVIDSVAALTPKSEIEGEMGDSKMGLHARLMSQALRKLTGTISKTKCTVIFINQLREKIGVMFGNPETTTGGNALKFYASVRLDIRRRTQIKDGDRVIGNSTKVKIVKNKVAPPFQITEFDIMYGQGISKVGEILDIGVDLGIVKKSGSWFSYGETKLGQGRDAVKGLIKDNPELAEELEGKIKVAIENQE; the protein is encoded by the coding sequence ATGGCGGCAGATAAAGAAAAAGCAGCAAAACTTAAAGCACTTCAACTTACTCTAGATAAGCTAGATAAGACATATGGTAAAGGTTCTGTAATGAAATTAGGTGATGTAGTTACAGAAGATATAGATGCAATTTCATCTGGTTCTTTAGGTTTAGATTTGGCTTTAGGAGTAGGTGGTTATCCAAGAGGTAGAGTTATAGAAATTTACGGTCCAGAATCTTCTGGTAAAACAACTTTAACGTTACACGCAATTGCAGAAGCACAAAAAGCAGGTGGTATTGCAGCTTTTATTGATGCAGAACATGCATTCGATAAATTTTATGCAGAAAACTTAGGTGTAGATATAGATAATTTAATAATTTCTCAACCAGACCATGGTGAGCAAGCATTAGAAATTGCAGAAAACTTAATTCGTTCTGGTGCAATTGATATTGTTGTTATTGATTCTGTAGCAGCATTAACACCAAAATCTGAAATAGAAGGAGAAATGGGAGATTCTAAAATGGGTCTTCATGCACGTTTAATGTCGCAAGCATTACGTAAATTAACAGGTACTATTTCTAAAACAAAATGTACAGTTATATTTATTAACCAATTAAGAGAAAAAATTGGTGTAATGTTTGGTAACCCAGAAACAACAACGGGTGGTAATGCATTAAAGTTTTATGCTTCTGTTAGATTAGATATTAGAAGAAGAACACAAATTAAAGACGGAGACCGAGTTATTGGTAACAGTACAAAGGTTAAAATTGTTAAAAATAAAGTTGCACCACCTTTTCAAATTACAGAGTTTGATATTATGTATGGGCAAGGAATATCTAAAGTTGGTGAAATTTTAGATATTGGTGTAGATTTAGGTATTGTTAAGAAAAGTGGATCTTGGTTTAGTTACGGAGAGACAAAATTAGGTCAAGGTAGAGATGCCGTTAAAGGTTTAATTAAAGACAATCCTGAATTAGCAGAAGAACTTGAAGGTAAAATAAAAGTTGCTATCGAAAATCAAGAATAA
- a CDS encoding NAD(P)H-dependent glycerol-3-phosphate dehydrogenase → MNNQKKIAVIGGGSWATAIVKMLSENLETVGWYMRSKSAIDHIKKNNHNPNYLRSADVYASQLDLSSDINKMVENYDVLIFAIPSAFLVGELEKLKKSLKGKIIFSAIKGIVPETGLIVGEHFHNVYDIPYEKIGVITGPCHAEEVAMERLSYLTIACQNQENAKLMSKSLKSWYIKTKISDDIIGTEYAAMLKNIYAVAAGIAHGLGYGDNFQSVLMSNAIREMKRFIKKVHKMKRNINNSAYLGDLLVTGYSIFSRNRQFGNMVGKGYTVKSAQMEMSMVAEGFYATKSAFKMTAQNGANTPIINAVYNVLYNNKDAKKEFKKLTNKLD, encoded by the coding sequence ATGAATAATCAGAAAAAAATAGCGGTTATAGGTGGAGGAAGTTGGGCAACTGCAATTGTGAAGATGCTTTCAGAAAATTTAGAAACTGTTGGTTGGTATATGCGAAGCAAATCAGCCATAGATCATATAAAAAAGAACAATCATAATCCTAATTATTTAAGATCTGCAGATGTATATGCAAGTCAGTTAGATTTATCTAGCGATATTAATAAAATGGTAGAAAACTACGATGTTTTAATTTTCGCTATTCCGTCTGCATTTTTAGTTGGTGAGTTAGAAAAATTGAAGAAATCGTTAAAAGGAAAAATAATTTTTTCTGCAATAAAAGGTATCGTTCCAGAGACAGGTTTAATTGTTGGCGAGCATTTTCATAATGTTTATGATATTCCTTATGAAAAAATTGGAGTTATTACAGGGCCTTGTCACGCAGAAGAAGTTGCTATGGAACGCTTGTCTTACTTAACAATTGCATGTCAAAACCAAGAAAATGCGAAGTTAATGAGCAAATCTCTTAAAAGTTGGTATATAAAAACTAAAATTTCTGATGACATTATTGGTACAGAATATGCCGCAATGTTAAAGAATATTTATGCAGTTGCTGCTGGTATTGCACATGGTTTGGGTTACGGAGACAACTTTCAATCTGTGTTAATGAGTAATGCGATTAGAGAAATGAAACGCTTTATTAAAAAAGTTCATAAAATGAAGCGAAACATTAATAACTCTGCTTATTTAGGTGATTTATTAGTTACAGGTTATTCTATTTTTAGTAGAAACAGACAATTTGGTAATATGGTTGGTAAAGGTTACACTGTAAAATCTGCACAAATGGAAATGAGTATGGTTGCAGAGGGTTTTTATGCTACAAAAAGTGCTTTTAAAATGACAGCTCAAAATGGAGCAAACACACCAATCATTAATGCAGTTTACAACGTTTTATACAATAATAAAGACGCTAAAAAAGAATTTAAAAAGTTGACTAATAAATTAGATTAA